The Mangrovibacillus cuniculi sequence CAAGCTTGTCCGTAACGCTTGATTCCTTTTTTGTCCCCAACTGCTTCTCTAATTGCTTGACCAAGCACAATTCCTACATCTTCTGTCGTGTGGTGATCGTCTACTTCCACATCGCCTTTTGCTTGTACCGTTAAATCCATTAATCCGTGACGACGAAATAAATCAAGCATATGAGATAAAAATGGAACTGGCGTTTCAATCGTCCCTTGACCTGTTCCATCTAAGTCTAGTGTTAAATCAATCGATGTTTCACCAGTTGTACGTGAAATGGTTGACGTTCTTTTCATGTTCATTCCCCTTTTAATCGTATTTCTACAGCGCGTGCGTGTGCTTCTAGTTTTTCTTCTCTTGCAAACGAAGCAATCTTCGCTGCATTCTGTTCCATCGCTTCTTTACTATAAATAATGATACTAGATTTCTTGATAAAATCGTCTACTGATAACGGACTTGAAAAACGTGCTGTTCCGTTCGTCGGTAACACGTGGTTCGTTCCAACAAAGTAGTCACCCACAGGTTCTGAACTATAGCGACCAATGAAAATCGCGCCTGCATGTCGGATGCCTTCTGCTATGGACTCCGCATCATCTGTCATGATTTCCAAGTGTTCTGGAGCAAGTGAGTTAACGGCTTGCACAGCTTCTTGCATAGATGAAGCGAGGTAAATGACTCCGTTTTGTTCAATCGATTCTCGAGCTATTTCTTCTCGCGGAAGTGTAGACAATTGCGCTTCCACTTCTTCTGCTACGTTTTCTGCTAATCTCTTACTCGTCGTAACCAATACAGCACTAGATAAAGCATCGTGCTCCGCTTGAGATAATAAGTCTGCAGCTACTTCTGCAGCACTCGCTGTCTCATCTGCTAGGACAACGATTTCGCTCGGTCCTGCAATCATATCAATATCGACCATCCCAAACACTTCTCGTTTCGCTAAAGCAACATAAATGTTTCCTGGACCTGTAATCTTATCTACTGGTGGAATGGATTCTGTTCCGTAAGCTAAAGCTGCGATAGCTTGTGCCCCACCGACTTTAACCATTTCGGTTACCCCTGCCATGTCTGCAGCAACTAACACAGCTGGAGGCAACATGCCTGTTTCACGCTGAGGCGGAGAAACCAAGACGATACGTTCCACACCTGCCACTTGTGCTGGGATGACGTTCATTAACACAGAGGAAGGATACGCAGCTGTTCCACCAGGTACGTATAGACCAACAGCATCTAAACTAGTGATTTTTTGACCAAGTCTTGTTCCATCTGATCTTTCCATCATCCAAGATTCACGGCGTTGAAGTTCATGATATTCACGGATATTGTCTGTCGCTTCTTTAATAATAGATATCATTTCATCATCAACGAGCTTGTAAGCTTCTTCAATCTCTTCTTTTGTAACAAAAAGATTCGAAAGCGTAACACCATCAAATTTTTGCGTGTAATCTAAAAGAGCTTGATCTCCTCTAGTCTTCACATCAGATATAATAGAGGTTACCACTTTACGTTGTTCTTCTGTTCCTTGATCAATATCACGTTTAATTGAAATAGATGACGATAATTGTTCTATTCTCATCACATTTCCTTCCTTTCAATAACAGCAGATAAGCGATCTACAATTTCTTCAATTCGCTCATCGTGTATGCGATAACTAACCGGGTTAACAATTAAACGAGAAGTCACTTCAATCATCTTCTCATACTCCACAAGTCCATTTTCTACAAGCGTTCTTCCTGTGGACACAATATCCACGATACGATCAGCCAATCCAATTAAAGGAGCCAATTCAATCGAACCGTTTAAAGGAATGATTTCGACTTGCTCGCCTTGTTCACGGAAGTAATTCGTAGCAATGCGTGGATATTTAGTAGCAATACGAGGTGCTACCGTACTCATTTCTGTGTTGGGTAAACCAGCAACTGCTAAATAACACTCACTAATTTTTAAGTCTACCAGCTCATAGACCACGCGATCTTCTTCTAATAATACATCTTTACCAGCAATTCCAAGGTCCGCAACGCCGTGCTCTACATACGTTGCAACGTCTGTTGGTTTCGCAAGGATAAATCGTAATTGCTCGTTGGGTACTTCAATAATTAGTTTACGACCTTCATTAAATTCTTCAGGCAGTTGAAAATCTGCTTCTCTCATTAACCCAACTGCTTCTTCAAAAATACGCCCTTTTGGCATCGCAATTGTTAACATACTCATGATCTCTCCCCCTGTCCTAAAAGGAATACGACATCATTCATGTCTCGAACAAATGCATCCATATCTTGTATTCCTTGTACTGGTTGCATGACTACTCGTTTGCCTTCTGCGCGAAGTGCTTCTGCTTTCGTCCACGCTTCTTTTGCATAATCCTGTGAATAGATAATGGCTGTTTGATCGTTTGAAACTGTACTTTCACCCAAAGCTTCTAAGCAGTAATCCATACGTAACCCAAATCCAGTTGCTCCGATATTCTGGCCAAAAGCAGCTAATAATTGATTGTAACGTCCACCGCTTCCGATTGGGTACGCAACACCTTCTGTATACGCTTCGAAATGGATACCAGTGTAATAATCCATGTGTGAGATAAGTGTTAAATCTAATTTCACAACATCTTCAATTCCATACACCTTAAGGGCATCGTACAACTCGGAAAGCTCTTCAATTGCTTGTTCTCCAGCACCGTTCTCCACGATCTGTTTCGCGATAGAAAAACCTTTTTCATTACCACGCGCCTGCAAAAACTTCAGCAGTCTCTCCTTATCAATCGAAGAAAGAGAAAGAGACTTTACATACTGTCTGAACCCTACAAAGTTTCGTTCATATAAATAACGGCGAAGAGGCTCTGCACGCTCTTCGTTTCCTAAGATCTGTTTGAAAAAATCTTCCACGAATCCAACGTGTCCGATGGATAACTGGAACGATTTAATTCCAAGTTCTCTAAGTGCGAATACGGTTAAAGCAATCGTCTCTGCATCCCCTTGCACCGTGCTGTCTCCGATTAGCTCTGCACCCATTTGACCAAATTCGGCTGGCTTTCCACCTTCGCGCTGCTGCGCTCTAAACACACTTCCGGAATATGCCAATCTGATTGGGATACTGTTTTGTAGTAATTTAGACGCTGCAACTCTGGCAATAGGCGTGGTCATATCAGGTCTAAGGACGAGTGCATTCCCTTGATTGTCTAACAGTTTGAAAAGTTGGTGATCGTCAATCGACGAAACACTCCCTACTGTTTCATATAATTCTAGTGCGGGAGTTTCTAAGAAGTCGTACCCCCACTTGGAAACGATGGAGGTAAACGTATTGCGTAGAGTTTCTTTCTGCTTATATAAATTCGGGAAAGTATCGCGCATCCCAATGGGCTTTTCAAACATAAACCACTTTTTCACTTGAATCACCTTCCTGATTTTGTGTTGATGTATTTTGTTAGTCCTTAATTATACTTTTATGTGTTGTGTAGCTTGGCGTTTTGAGTTTTGGGATGTGATATATGTTTAACGTGTGCTCTGCACTTCGGCTTCCACCTCTTGAACGCACGTTATTCCTTTATCGTGTGCTCTGGACCCGGACTTCCACCTCTTGAACGCACGTTATTCGTTTAACGTGTGCTCTGGACTCCTACTTCCAACTCTTGAACGCACGTTATTCGTTTAACGTGTGCTCTGCCACCGAAACAATTACTCTTGAGCACTTGCCAAACCAAAATACTTTAGTTCGCTACCATGCTACCAAAATGAAGTTATCACTAGTTTAACGGTCTTTCGTTTGGTAGTCAACTAAAGAGTGTTTGAATTTTGTATGTAATGGTATAGAAAAAACCACAGACGTTCATCTGTGGTTATGATTTCCTAACTCCGTATATTTCATCGTCTTTCCAGCGATCTTTTAACTCATCTGCATTGTAGATGACACGCATGGGATTTCCTCCGACGAACGATCCTGGTGCGACATCTTTATGTACTAACGTGCCTGCTGATACAATTGCACCGTCACCAATTTCCACGCCAGGTAAAATAGTGCAGTTCGCTCCAATCATTACTTCGCTACCGATTTTCACTTCGCCTAGGCGATACTCTTTAATCAAATACTCATGAGCAAGGATTGTCGTATTGTAGCCAATGACGGTGTTTCGCCCTACAGATATCTTTTCCGGAAACATGACGTCAAGCATCACCATTAACGCAAAGGAAGTTTTCGAACCTACTTTCATTCCGAGCAACTTGCGATACAGCCAATTTTTCAACGACAAGAAAGGTGTATACCTGGCAAGTTGAATCACTACAAAGTTCTTTACTACTTTCCAAAAAGGGACTGTTTTATAAACATGTCGAAGGGAGTTTGCCCCTTCGACTGGATACCGTTTAGTTTTTCTCACGGTTGTACGTTTCGATGAAGGCGATTAGGTCTCGCATATCATCTAAAATGACAGTTGGGTTGAACTTTTCCAAATAGTCTCGTCCCTTTGCAGACCAGGAAACACCTGCTGTTAACGTACCAGCATTTTGTCCACCTTCAATGTCATGATGGTTATCGCCAACCATAATGGCTTCTTCTGGTGTAGATCCTAGTTGTTCCAAAGCCTTTAATAATGGTTCAGGATGAGGCTTGGCATGTGTTACTTCATCTAACGATATTACTACGTCAAAATAAGAATCCAAATTCATTAGCTTTAACCCTTTTAATACTACGTTACCAATCTTCGTAGAAACGATTGCTAATTTATAGCCATTCTGATGAAGTTGCTGTACTGCTTCTTCTACTCCTTCAAAAGCAGTAACCAACTCATCATGCTTTTCTAAGTTAAACGCTCGGTAACGGTCCACCAATTCTTGCACACGATCAGGCGCTACTTGCATAAAGGAATCTTCCAGAGGTGGTCCCATAAACGGTAATACGTCTTCTCTTGTGTATCGATTAGGCTCATCAAAATTTAACGTGTGTAAAAAGGATGAGATGATTAATTCATTCGTATTGATCAACGTTCCATCTAAATCAAAAAGAACGGTTGTAATAGGTTTAGTTGCCATGTTGTTCACCTTCCATTCGTCTTACTATGCGACTTCTTTTTCTTTTAATCCTCTTTGTTCATAGTGTGTCCAAATTCGAGCTACTAACCACGTCAGTCCTACTGCAAAACCAACTCTGGCAAGAAGTAACGGTAATACCGGTATTCCTAAAGGTACAAAAACAAGCGTATCTTCTACTACCGCGTGACAAGCAACTAAGAAAATGAAAGCAAGTGTGACGTCTTTTCTGGATACTCCATCTTCTTCAACCGCTTGAATCATGACTCCTGCGCCGTACGCTAATCCAAAGAGTAAGCCAGCTGCTAAAGTAAACGAGGTATTATCTTTCATTCCTAAGAATCGTGTAAACGGAGCCATCCACTTCGAGAACTTAGTTAACCAGTTTCGGTCCTTCATTATTTGAATGAGTGCCATTAAAGGGATAATAATCAATGCCATTTGGAGGACACCGAAACTCGCTTTTTGCAAAGCGATGAAAATGATTTCCATCCAGCCATCTGGTTGAGCCGGTGTTGGTGGAGCGAAGCCGTATACCGCTTTTTCCTGTCCACCTTTCCAGAATAAATTAATGGCAATAGCAGAAAAGAACGAAAGTCCAAGTCTCACAGCAATGATCTGCCATACTTTTATCCCTACTCTAGCAGCGACACCTGATTCAATTAGTAGATTATGAGCAAAAGAAAGCATAACTGCTAAAGTAAAGACTTCTTTTACCGTTAAATCTACTGAAAGTATTCCAGCTATCCCAGCATAAAGGTTTAAGAAGCTTCCTAATACTAAAGGAATAGCTGCATCACCGGAAAGTCCGAATAAGCCCATAACTGGTTCTATAAGTTTTGTCATCCAGCCTAACACTGGTGTAAATTGTAAGACTGTAACAATTAACGTGATCGGAAAGATTACTTTACTGAGCATCCAAGTCGTTTTTAATCCTGTTTGTAATCCTCTTTTTAAGGAATCAACCATTGCGGTCTGCCCCCTATGCGTCTAAGTATCTTTCTTTTGCCACACCCGTTTTGCGTCGGTATAAACCGATTGCTATTGCACCAGCTACAAGAAGTACACTGATTAACTGAGCTGTACGCAAGAAATCCATGATTAGCAAACTGTCTGTTCGCATACCCTCAATAAAGAAGCGACCGATGGAGTACCAAATCACATAAGATAAGAACAACTCACCGCGACGTAAGTTTACTCTGCGTAGGTATAGTAATAGTGCCAAACCTGCGAAGTTCCAAAGTGATTCATAAAGGAAAGTCGGGT is a genomic window containing:
- the hisD gene encoding histidinol dehydrogenase, with translation MRIEQLSSSISIKRDIDQGTEEQRKVVTSIISDVKTRGDQALLDYTQKFDGVTLSNLFVTKEEIEEAYKLVDDEMISIIKEATDNIREYHELQRRESWMMERSDGTRLGQKITSLDAVGLYVPGGTAAYPSSVLMNVIPAQVAGVERIVLVSPPQRETGMLPPAVLVAADMAGVTEMVKVGGAQAIAALAYGTESIPPVDKITGPGNIYVALAKREVFGMVDIDMIAGPSEIVVLADETASAAEVAADLLSQAEHDALSSAVLVTTSKRLAENVAEEVEAQLSTLPREEIARESIEQNGVIYLASSMQEAVQAVNSLAPEHLEIMTDDAESIAEGIRHAGAIFIGRYSSEPVGDYFVGTNHVLPTNGTARFSSPLSVDDFIKKSSIIIYSKEAMEQNAAKIASFAREEKLEAHARAVEIRLKGE
- the hisG gene encoding ATP phosphoribosyltransferase codes for the protein MLTIAMPKGRIFEEAVGLMREADFQLPEEFNEGRKLIIEVPNEQLRFILAKPTDVATYVEHGVADLGIAGKDVLLEEDRVVYELVDLKISECYLAVAGLPNTEMSTVAPRIATKYPRIATNYFREQGEQVEIIPLNGSIELAPLIGLADRIVDIVSTGRTLVENGLVEYEKMIEVTSRLIVNPVSYRIHDERIEEIVDRLSAVIERKEM
- the ppaX gene encoding pyrophosphatase PpaX, with the protein product MATKPITTVLFDLDGTLINTNELIISSFLHTLNFDEPNRYTREDVLPFMGPPLEDSFMQVAPDRVQELVDRYRAFNLEKHDELVTAFEGVEEAVQQLHQNGYKLAIVSTKIGNVVLKGLKLMNLDSYFDVVISLDEVTHAKPHPEPLLKALEQLGSTPEEAIMVGDNHHDIEGGQNAGTLTAGVSWSAKGRDYLEKFNPTVILDDMRDLIAFIETYNREKN
- a CDS encoding nucleoside recognition domain-containing protein; translated protein: MVDSLKRGLQTGLKTTWMLSKVIFPITLIVTVLQFTPVLGWMTKLIEPVMGLFGLSGDAAIPLVLGSFLNLYAGIAGILSVDLTVKEVFTLAVMLSFAHNLLIESGVAARVGIKVWQIIAVRLGLSFFSAIAINLFWKGGQEKAVYGFAPPTPAQPDGWMEIIFIALQKASFGVLQMALIIIPLMALIQIMKDRNWLTKFSKWMAPFTRFLGMKDNTSFTLAAGLLFGLAYGAGVMIQAVEEDGVSRKDVTLAFIFLVACHAVVEDTLVFVPLGIPVLPLLLARVGFAVGLTWLVARIWTHYEQRGLKEKEVA
- a CDS encoding acyltransferase — protein: MRKTKRYPVEGANSLRHVYKTVPFWKVVKNFVVIQLARYTPFLSLKNWLYRKLLGMKVGSKTSFALMVMLDVMFPEKISVGRNTVIGYNTTILAHEYLIKEYRLGEVKIGSEVMIGANCTILPGVEIGDGAIVSAGTLVHKDVAPGSFVGGNPMRVIYNADELKDRWKDDEIYGVRKS
- a CDS encoding ATP phosphoribosyltransferase regulatory subunit; this encodes MFEKPIGMRDTFPNLYKQKETLRNTFTSIVSKWGYDFLETPALELYETVGSVSSIDDHQLFKLLDNQGNALVLRPDMTTPIARVAASKLLQNSIPIRLAYSGSVFRAQQREGGKPAEFGQMGAELIGDSTVQGDAETIALTVFALRELGIKSFQLSIGHVGFVEDFFKQILGNEERAEPLRRYLYERNFVGFRQYVKSLSLSSIDKERLLKFLQARGNEKGFSIAKQIVENGAGEQAIEELSELYDALKVYGIEDVVKLDLTLISHMDYYTGIHFEAYTEGVAYPIGSGGRYNQLLAAFGQNIGATGFGLRMDYCLEALGESTVSNDQTAIIYSQDYAKEAWTKAEALRAEGKRVVMQPVQGIQDMDAFVRDMNDVVFLLGQGERS